A window of Paenibacillus sp. 19GGS1-52 contains these coding sequences:
- the gcvPB gene encoding aminomethyl-transferring glycine dehydrogenase subunit GcvPB, producing MKPEQSLIFELSRLGRSAYSLPLCDVPEEQSISSMIPEGLLRSQPVVLPEVSEVDVIRHYTALSRRNFGVDNGFYPLGSCTMKYNPKINEDVARFPGLAKIHPYQPEESIQGALELMYTLQKDLTALTGMDAVSLQPAAGAHGEWTGLMMIRAYHESRGETRTKVIVPDSSHGTNPASASAAGLDTVTIPSNDKGMVDLVALRAAVGSDTAALMLTNPSTLGLFETQIVEIATIVHEAGGLLYYDGANSNAIMGITRPGDMGFDVVHLNLHKTMSTPHGGGGPGAGPVGVKARLIPFLPQPTVAKKENGSFTLDFGGPQSIGRVKAFYGNFGILVRAYAYIRTYGPDGLREVSENAVLNANYMMHRLAPYFEIPFPGICKHEFVMSGRNLKQYGVRTLDVAKRLLDFGYHPPTIYFPITVEECMMIEPTETESKETLDGFIDTMIQIVKEAQETPEIVINAPHTTEISRLDETQAARKPVLNCSCG from the coding sequence ATGAAACCGGAACAAAGTCTGATCTTTGAATTAAGCCGCCTGGGCCGCTCGGCCTATTCCCTGCCTCTATGCGATGTGCCTGAGGAACAAAGTATATCCTCCATGATTCCTGAAGGGCTGCTGCGCAGCCAGCCGGTAGTTCTGCCGGAAGTGTCCGAAGTGGATGTCATCCGCCACTACACCGCCCTTTCCCGCCGTAACTTCGGGGTCGACAACGGCTTCTATCCACTCGGCTCTTGTACGATGAAATACAATCCGAAGATCAATGAAGATGTGGCCCGCTTCCCCGGTCTGGCCAAGATCCACCCTTACCAGCCGGAAGAAAGTATTCAGGGTGCACTTGAACTTATGTATACTCTGCAAAAAGATCTGACCGCGCTGACCGGCATGGATGCCGTCTCCCTGCAGCCTGCGGCAGGTGCTCACGGGGAATGGACCGGCCTAATGATGATCCGCGCCTATCACGAGAGCCGCGGCGAGACCCGTACCAAGGTTATCGTGCCCGATTCCTCGCACGGTACCAACCCCGCCAGCGCCTCTGCTGCCGGACTGGATACGGTAACGATTCCTTCCAATGATAAGGGAATGGTCGATCTTGTAGCCCTCAGAGCCGCCGTCGGCAGCGACACCGCTGCACTGATGCTGACTAACCCAAGTACATTAGGATTATTCGAGACGCAAATCGTAGAGATTGCTACAATCGTGCACGAAGCAGGCGGCTTGCTCTATTACGACGGAGCCAACTCCAATGCCATTATGGGCATTACCCGCCCCGGCGATATGGGCTTCGACGTGGTGCATTTGAATCTGCACAAGACGATGAGCACCCCGCATGGTGGCGGGGGTCCAGGAGCCGGACCTGTCGGCGTGAAGGCTAGACTTATTCCTTTCCTGCCACAGCCAACCGTAGCGAAAAAAGAAAATGGCAGCTTCACACTCGACTTTGGTGGCCCGCAGTCCATCGGCCGTGTTAAAGCTTTCTATGGCAACTTCGGCATTCTGGTCCGGGCCTATGCCTATATCCGCACCTACGGTCCGGATGGTCTGCGCGAAGTGTCCGAAAATGCTGTGCTGAACGCCAATTATATGATGCACCGTTTAGCGCCATATTTTGAAATTCCTTTTCCAGGCATCTGCAAGCATGAATTCGTCATGTCTGGCAGGAACCTCAAGCAATACGGTGTGCGCACATTAGATGTAGCTAAACGGTTGCTCGACTTCGGCTACCACCCACCAACCATTTATTTCCCGATTACGGTGGAGGAATGTATGATGATTGAGCCAACCGAAACGGAAAGCAAAGAAACGCTCGACGGCTTCATCGATACGATGATCCAGATCGTCAAGGAAGCCCAAGAAACGCCGGAGATTGTCATCAATGCACCTCATACCACGGAGATCAGCCGTTTGGATGAGACACAAGCAGCGCGTAAGCCAGTGTTGAATTGTTCTTGCGGTTGA
- the gcvH gene encoding glycine cleavage system protein GcvH → MSEVLDNLLYSEEHEWAEGQGRIVRVGITDHAQHLLGDIVFVEFPEIGAAITAGDSVGSIESVKTVSELYSPVSGTVTKINDALEASPELINDQPYSGGWIFELELEGDFADAASGLLNAAAYRELVGE, encoded by the coding sequence ATGAGCGAAGTATTAGACAATCTGCTATACAGCGAAGAGCATGAATGGGCAGAGGGACAAGGACGGATTGTACGTGTAGGAATTACGGATCATGCTCAGCATTTATTAGGCGATATCGTATTTGTAGAATTCCCGGAGATCGGAGCAGCCATAACAGCTGGTGACAGCGTAGGCAGCATTGAATCTGTTAAGACTGTCTCTGAATTATATTCGCCTGTATCGGGCACAGTGACTAAGATTAATGACGCGCTGGAGGCCAGCCCGGAACTGATCAACGACCAGCCATACAGCGGGGGATGGATTTTTGAATTGGAGCTTGAGGGTGACTTTGCGGACGCTGCTTCGGGCTTACTTAATGCGGCTGCTTATCGTGAATTAGTCGGCGAATAA
- the gcvT gene encoding glycine cleavage system aminomethyltransferase GcvT, which produces MDALKRTPFYDLYAQFPESRCIDFGGWELPVQFTGIVKEHDAVRQQAGLFDVSHMGEFMVTGSDAEAFLQQMTTNDVSRLQDGGAQYTLLCYPTGGVVDDLLVYRLAEGRYMLVVNASNIDKDFQWLQEHLSSDFGDVTLINVSDDTLLLALQGPLAEKILATVTDAPIGELKPFHFIEHATVCGVEVLLSRTGYTGEDGFELYAPLDTAATLWNGLLTAGAPYGLTPTGLGARDTLRFEAKLPLYGQELSADITPLEAGVQFFVKLDKVDFIGREALVQQKAAGLPRRLVGLEMIDRGIARSHYPVYADGVKIGEVTTGTQSPTLKRNLGLALLDAAYTEIGTEILVEIRGKQLKAVVIKAPFYKKSQGVNP; this is translated from the coding sequence ATGGATGCTTTGAAAAGAACGCCTTTTTATGATCTCTACGCGCAATTTCCCGAGTCCAGGTGTATTGATTTCGGTGGCTGGGAACTGCCCGTTCAGTTTACAGGTATCGTGAAGGAGCATGATGCGGTCCGCCAGCAGGCTGGGCTGTTTGATGTATCACATATGGGTGAGTTCATGGTAACAGGAAGTGACGCAGAAGCTTTTTTGCAGCAAATGACGACCAATGATGTCAGCCGCCTCCAAGACGGCGGGGCGCAATATACGCTGCTCTGCTATCCGACCGGAGGTGTAGTTGACGATTTGCTGGTATACCGCCTCGCTGAAGGTCGTTACATGCTGGTGGTAAATGCCTCGAATATTGACAAGGACTTTCAATGGCTGCAAGAACATCTATCCTCTGACTTCGGTGACGTCACGCTTATCAATGTCTCTGACGATACGCTGCTGCTGGCGCTACAGGGTCCACTCGCAGAGAAGATTCTCGCTACGGTTACCGACGCTCCAATCGGTGAGCTGAAGCCCTTTCATTTTATCGAACATGCTACAGTCTGCGGCGTTGAAGTGCTGCTCTCCCGTACCGGCTATACCGGTGAAGACGGCTTTGAGCTTTACGCACCGCTGGATACTGCGGCAACACTATGGAATGGTCTGCTGACAGCCGGTGCACCGTACGGGTTAACACCGACAGGTCTTGGCGCCCGTGACACACTGCGCTTTGAAGCGAAGCTGCCGCTCTACGGTCAGGAGCTTTCGGCAGACATTACGCCGCTTGAAGCCGGAGTTCAGTTTTTTGTAAAGCTGGACAAAGTGGACTTCATCGGCCGCGAGGCTCTTGTGCAGCAAAAAGCAGCAGGTCTTCCCCGCCGTCTTGTCGGCCTGGAGATGATCGACCGCGGGATCGCCCGTTCGCACTATCCTGTGTACGCCGATGGTGTGAAGATCGGTGAAGTTACAACTGGAACCCAATCCCCTACGCTGAAGCGCAATCTTGGACTGGCGCTGCTGGATGCTGCCTATACTGAAATAGGCACAGAAATTCTCGTAGAGATCCGCGGCAAGCAGCTTAAGGCTGTCGTGATCAAGGCCCCTTTTTACAAAAAAAGTCAAGGAGTGAACCCATAA
- the uvrB gene encoding excinuclease ABC subunit UvrB: MNDIVVSTKTFELESEYTPQGDQPRAIEELLEGIRQGKREQTLLGATGTGKTFTIAQVISKLNRPTLVIAHNKTLAAQLASEFKEFFPHNSVDYFVSYYDYYQPEAYIPSSDTYIEKDSSINEEIDKLRHSATSSLFERRDVIIVASVSCIYGLGSPEEYGSLLLSLRVGMEKPRAQILSRLVDIQYQRNDINFVRGTFRVRGDVVEIFPASQGEHAIRVELFGDEVERITEIDVLTGELIAERDHIAIFPASHFVTKEETMRVALVNIERELEERLTVLRDAGKLLEAQRLEQRTRYDIEMMNEVGFCSGIENYSGPLTFREPGATPFTLMDYFPDDLLIVVDESHVTLPQIRGMYNGDRARKTVLVEHGFRLPSALDNRPLQFEEFEKKVKQVIYVSATPGPYEIEHCETMVQQIIRPTGLLDPTIEVRPSEGQIDDLISEIHDRVARDERVLVTTLTKKMSEDLTDYFKEIGIKVRYMHSDIKTLERMAILRDLRLGTFHVLVGINLLREGLDLPEVSLVAILDADKEGFLRSERSLIQTMGRAARNSEGRVIMYADRITDSMEKAIGETTRRRIIQAAHNEEHGITPTTINKKVRDIIEATKVAEAKADYLTGVGGKMSKKDRQSLIVRLEAEMKKAAKDLQFERAAELRDALLELRAE, encoded by the coding sequence ATGAACGATATTGTCGTTAGTACGAAGACTTTCGAATTGGAGTCCGAGTACACACCCCAGGGCGATCAGCCTCGTGCCATTGAGGAGTTATTAGAAGGCATCCGGCAGGGCAAGAGAGAACAGACGCTGCTGGGAGCAACGGGTACAGGCAAGACCTTTACCATCGCACAAGTGATTTCCAAGTTAAACCGTCCAACGCTGGTGATTGCACACAATAAGACCTTGGCTGCACAGCTAGCGAGTGAGTTCAAGGAATTTTTCCCGCATAATTCGGTAGATTACTTCGTCAGCTACTACGATTATTACCAGCCAGAAGCTTACATTCCCTCCTCTGATACTTACATCGAGAAAGACTCCAGCATAAACGAAGAGATTGATAAGCTGCGCCACTCCGCGACCAGTTCTTTATTTGAACGACGCGATGTGATCATAGTAGCCAGTGTATCATGTATTTACGGTCTTGGTTCTCCGGAGGAATACGGAAGCCTTCTATTGTCACTGCGAGTAGGGATGGAGAAGCCACGCGCTCAGATTCTGAGCCGGCTTGTGGATATTCAGTACCAGCGTAATGATATCAATTTTGTGCGCGGAACCTTCCGTGTGCGCGGTGACGTAGTTGAAATCTTCCCAGCTTCGCAAGGTGAGCATGCGATCCGAGTAGAACTGTTCGGGGATGAGGTAGAGCGGATTACCGAGATTGATGTTCTGACAGGTGAGCTAATTGCGGAACGTGATCATATCGCTATTTTTCCGGCTTCTCACTTTGTAACCAAAGAAGAAACGATGCGAGTGGCGCTCGTTAACATTGAGCGGGAACTGGAAGAAAGGTTGACAGTGCTCCGTGATGCCGGCAAGCTTCTGGAAGCTCAACGGTTGGAGCAGCGGACACGTTATGATATTGAGATGATGAACGAGGTAGGTTTCTGCTCTGGGATTGAGAACTATTCCGGCCCGCTCACCTTCCGTGAGCCTGGAGCAACTCCATTTACCTTAATGGACTATTTCCCTGATGACCTGCTGATTGTTGTGGATGAGTCCCATGTGACATTGCCGCAGATTCGCGGAATGTACAACGGTGACCGGGCGCGTAAGACGGTCTTGGTGGAGCATGGCTTCCGTCTCCCGTCTGCGCTTGATAATCGACCGCTCCAGTTTGAGGAATTCGAGAAAAAGGTGAAGCAGGTTATATATGTCTCCGCTACACCTGGACCCTATGAAATAGAGCACTGCGAGACGATGGTGCAGCAGATTATCCGACCGACGGGTCTCTTGGACCCGACGATAGAGGTTCGCCCTTCAGAAGGTCAGATCGATGATCTGATCAGTGAAATCCACGACCGGGTTGCACGTGATGAGCGTGTGCTGGTTACGACCTTGACGAAGAAGATGTCTGAGGATCTGACCGATTACTTTAAGGAAATTGGCATCAAGGTACGCTACATGCACTCTGATATCAAGACTCTGGAGCGGATGGCGATCCTGCGTGATCTCCGGCTCGGTACATTTCATGTGCTTGTGGGTATTAACTTGTTAAGAGAAGGATTAGACTTACCGGAAGTATCATTGGTTGCTATTCTGGATGCCGACAAAGAGGGCTTTCTTCGCTCAGAGCGTTCGCTAATCCAGACCATGGGCCGTGCTGCCCGTAACTCCGAGGGTCGCGTAATTATGTATGCAGACCGAATAACTGACTCTATGGAAAAGGCTATCGGTGAAACCACACGCCGCCGTATCATTCAGGCTGCTCATAATGAGGAGCATGGTATTACACCCACAACGATCAATAAGAAAGTACGCGATATTATCGAAGCCACAAAGGTTGCCGAAGCCAAAGCCGATTACCTCACAGGTGTCGGCGGCAAGATGAGCAAGAAGGATCGCCAGAGTCTGATAGTGCGTCTGGAAGCCGAGATGAAGAAAGCCGCCAAAGACCTACAATTCGAACGCGCAGCCGAGCTGCGCGATGCATTGCTGGAGTTGCGGGCAGAGTAA
- a CDS encoding flagellar motor protein MotB, whose translation MRRKERRKRRTSGHESRDRWMITYADLITLLLIFFVIMFAMSSLDTEKYKIVTGSLSDTFKAGGSILDGSNGILDAGQGKDNSGVNNGVKPTQTPESTSGAKPTSGSSIGNGAGSATSETDMGTPSAREQAFREQEAKLADLMGVITKYVKDNNLGDQIFVADKPQGIAITLSDRFLFDIGQADLKPISLPVLHQLGGLFNGIGATISIEGHTDNIPVSAGSRYNDNWELSGARALSVLRFFLDTEGLNPADFQYAGYADTRPTANNNTPAGRQKNRRVAITVLRQLQAEE comes from the coding sequence ATGAGACGAAAAGAGCGGCGCAAGCGGCGAACAAGCGGCCATGAAAGCCGTGACCGCTGGATGATCACATACGCTGATCTGATTACACTTTTACTTATTTTTTTCGTGATTATGTTTGCCATGAGCAGCCTTGACACGGAGAAATATAAAATTGTAACGGGATCACTATCAGATACTTTTAAGGCTGGTGGTTCTATCTTAGATGGGAGCAACGGGATTCTGGATGCCGGACAAGGAAAAGACAATAGCGGAGTGAACAATGGAGTAAAGCCTACCCAGACGCCGGAAAGTACAAGTGGAGCTAAACCAACTTCCGGAAGCAGTATCGGTAATGGAGCGGGAAGCGCTACTTCTGAAACTGATATGGGTACACCTTCGGCACGTGAGCAAGCTTTTCGCGAGCAAGAGGCCAAACTCGCTGACCTGATGGGTGTCATCACCAAGTATGTGAAGGATAACAATCTGGGGGACCAGATTTTCGTAGCGGACAAGCCGCAGGGCATCGCTATTACACTGAGCGACCGCTTTCTGTTTGATATCGGTCAGGCGGACCTGAAACCCATCTCCTTACCTGTTCTCCATCAACTGGGCGGTCTGTTCAACGGGATTGGTGCAACAATCAGCATCGAAGGGCATACCGATAATATACCGGTATCCGCGGGTTCACGTTATAACGATAACTGGGAGCTGTCCGGCGCCCGTGCACTTTCTGTATTGCGCTTCTTTCTGGACACTGAAGGGCTGAATCCGGCTGACTTTCAGTATGCAGGATATGCGGATACTCGACCAACGGCGAACAATAATACGCCAGCGGGTCGACAAAAAAACCGTCGTGTAGCCATCACAGTGCTGCGACAGTTGCAGGCAGAAGAATAA
- a CDS encoding flagellar motor protein: protein MDITSIIGLLAGVIALIGGFIWEGGSLSGLLQLNAALIVFGGTFAAVMISFTASRLRSIPAALRLAFGRNPNNDEEKAEEIISMAAITRRGGVLALEKRAEAHPDPFTREGLLLIIDGTDPDQVRQILELEMDARELQHESYAKIFEAAGGYAPTMGIIGTVMGLIRVLSNLSDPSNLGASIAVAFTATLYGVASANLLFLPIASKIRAQSQSQVHSMEMLLVGILSLQNGDPQHLVRKKLSSFMTESSSDERSVARGFL from the coding sequence ATGGATATCACTTCAATAATTGGTTTATTAGCAGGCGTAATTGCATTAATCGGCGGTTTTATCTGGGAGGGCGGCAGCCTATCCGGTCTGCTACAGCTGAATGCTGCATTAATTGTGTTTGGAGGCACCTTCGCCGCTGTGATGATCAGCTTTACCGCTTCCAGATTGCGCTCCATACCTGCAGCATTACGTTTGGCCTTCGGCCGCAATCCCAATAATGATGAAGAGAAAGCCGAAGAAATCATCTCTATGGCAGCTATTACCCGCCGCGGTGGTGTTTTGGCCTTGGAAAAAAGAGCAGAGGCGCATCCCGATCCCTTCACCCGCGAAGGACTGCTGCTTATTATCGACGGTACTGATCCTGATCAAGTCCGGCAGATTTTGGAGCTGGAGATGGACGCTAGGGAACTACAACATGAAAGCTACGCCAAAATTTTTGAAGCAGCCGGTGGTTACGCGCCTACAATGGGCATAATTGGTACGGTTATGGGACTTATACGTGTACTCAGCAATCTTTCTGACCCTTCCAACTTGGGGGCTTCGATCGCTGTGGCCTTTACAGCCACACTATACGGTGTCGCAAGCGCCAATCTACTCTTCCTTCCCATCGCTTCCAAGATCAGAGCGCAGAGTCAAAGCCAAGTCCATAGTATGGAGATGCTGCTCGTCGGTATTCTTTCTCTGCAGAATGGAGATCCGCAGCACTTGGTGCGCAAGAAGCTGAGTTCCTTCATGACCGAATCTTCCAGTGATGAGCGTTCTGTGGCAAGAGGCTTCTTATGA
- the gcvPA gene encoding aminomethyl-transferring glycine dehydrogenase subunit GcvPA, producing the protein MKHRYLPMTEQDRSEMMEVVGIQSIDELFSDIPEAVRYKGTMPMSEPLDEYALLRHMKALADKNADFDTHASFLGAGLYDHHIPVVINHVISRSEFYTAYTPYQPEISQGELQAIFEFQSYICELTGMKVANASMYDGATAFSEAAVLAAGATRRKKLIVSRTVHPEARQLLRTSANAWGLEVVEIDYKDGVTDLAKLAAAIDGDTAAVLVQSPNFFGGIEDLRAVEPLIHAVKGLFVVSANPIALGVLETPGKLGADIVVGDAQPLGIPASLGGPTCGFFAVAEPLMRRIPGRIVGQTVDRNGKRGFVLTLQAREQHIRREKATSNICSNQALLALCASVYLSVMGKEGMREVGELNIRKSHYAAGKLGELTGATLTFTAPFFNEFVLKLPEGSNVKAINSKLIKEGYIGGYDLGLDYPELAGHMLIAVTEKRSKTEIDQFASVLEGCV; encoded by the coding sequence ATGAAGCACCGTTATCTGCCTATGACCGAGCAAGACCGCAGCGAAATGATGGAAGTTGTCGGGATTCAGTCCATCGATGAGCTATTTTCCGATATTCCGGAGGCCGTTCGCTACAAGGGAACTATGCCCATGTCAGAACCACTGGACGAATACGCACTGCTGCGCCATATGAAAGCTTTGGCTGACAAGAATGCCGATTTTGATACTCATGCCAGCTTTCTCGGGGCTGGACTTTACGATCACCATATCCCGGTTGTGATCAACCATGTCATTTCCCGTTCCGAATTCTATACTGCCTATACACCTTACCAGCCGGAAATCAGCCAAGGTGAGCTGCAGGCGATTTTTGAATTCCAATCCTATATTTGCGAGTTAACGGGTATGAAGGTAGCCAATGCCAGTATGTACGATGGCGCCACCGCCTTCTCTGAAGCAGCAGTTCTCGCGGCCGGTGCGACTAGACGTAAAAAACTGATCGTTTCCCGTACAGTTCATCCAGAAGCTCGCCAATTACTGCGCACTTCTGCCAATGCTTGGGGTCTTGAGGTTGTGGAAATTGACTATAAAGATGGCGTGACCGATCTGGCTAAACTGGCTGCCGCGATTGATGGCGATACCGCCGCTGTGCTGGTGCAATCACCGAACTTCTTTGGCGGCATCGAGGATCTTCGCGCGGTCGAGCCGTTGATCCACGCCGTTAAAGGCCTGTTCGTTGTCAGCGCCAACCCAATTGCGCTCGGTGTACTGGAAACTCCAGGCAAGCTCGGCGCCGATATCGTGGTCGGCGATGCCCAGCCTCTTGGTATTCCAGCTTCACTCGGCGGTCCAACCTGCGGCTTCTTCGCCGTAGCTGAACCGCTGATGCGCCGCATACCAGGCCGGATCGTGGGCCAGACCGTTGATCGCAACGGTAAACGCGGCTTCGTGCTAACCCTGCAGGCGCGTGAGCAGCATATCCGGCGCGAGAAAGCGACATCGAACATCTGCTCCAATCAGGCGCTGCTGGCACTTTGCGCTTCAGTCTACTTGTCCGTGATGGGCAAGGAAGGCATGCGTGAGGTAGGCGAGCTGAACATTCGCAAAAGCCATTATGCCGCTGGCAAGCTCGGCGAGCTAACAGGTGCTACGCTAACCTTCACTGCTCCGTTCTTTAATGAATTTGTCTTGAAGCTTCCTGAAGGAAGCAATGTCAAAGCTATCAATTCCAAGCTGATTAAGGAAGGTTATATCGGCGGCTACGATCTGGGCCTCGACTATCCTGAGCTTGCTGGACATATGTTGATTGCCGTCACAGAAAAGAGAAGCAAGACTGAAATCGACCAATTCGCTAGCGTACTGGAGGGCTGTGTATGA